Part of the Coriobacteriaceae bacterium genome is shown below.
GGCAAAAGTTTCGTGCTGTCCCTGCTGAAGCTGGCGGATATGCCATCCCAGCGAATAGGCGTCGGTGGGATTGACGCGCTCGTGCAGCGTGGCGCAGCGAAGTTCGGGTTCCTCGATTTCGCTAATGGTGTCGAGATCGGCATTCAAAGCGCCACGAAGCAAGGCAAGCCGCTGGTCAATCTTGCGCGACATGCGCTCCAACTCACGCCGCCTGTGCTCAATTAACTCCTGCTGCTTGGTCAGTTGCCGTTGCATCAAATCCATATCGCGCGTAGTGGCAAACTCGCGAATTTGCGTCAACGGCAGGTCGAGAACGCGCAGGTTGCCGATGGTGTTGAGGGTGGAGAGCTGCCGCGATCCGTAGTAGCGGTACCCACTTGCCGGATCGACATATGCCGGCTCCAACAGCCCCATCTGCTCGTAATGGCGCAGCGTGCCCACGCTCAAATTGAGCAAGCGCGCCACCTCGCCAATGCGGAGCAGGCCCTCGGTGTGTTCACTTGGCATGTCGGTCACAGGACCGCTCCTTTCGGTAAAAACAGGGGAGAGGCGCTAGGCATGTGTCGCCTCGCTACGCCAACAGCTTGTCAAAAGCCCCGCGCCGGTTGAGCACGGTAAACGCGATAACACAGATGACTGCCGACAGAATCGACCCGCACGGAGAGGCGATGCCCATGGGGAACAGCGTGTCGGAATAGGCGTTCGACAGCAGCCATGCGCCGGGCACGCGAATGAGCACCACGGCCAGCACGTTGTGCGCAAAGCCGATGTAGCTCTTGCCGTATGCAGCGAAAAAGCCGCTAAAGCAAATGTGGATGCCGGCAAAGATTGCGTCGAAAATATAACTGTGCATATAGCCGGTACCGGCCGCGACCACCGCGGGGTCCTTGGCAAAAAAGCCGATAAACGCCGGCGCCACCAGCCACATCAGCACCGTGATCAGACAGCCGTACACCACCGAGATGGTCATGGCGTCCCTGAGTACCTGACGCGCGCGGTCGCCCTTGCCCGCGCCGGCGTTTTGCGCCGTGAGCGCGCTGACGGTAGCGCCCATGGAACTCGGCACGATAAACAAAAAGCTGATCATCTTTTCGACCAGGCCCACGGCGGCGGCGTCGACCAGGCCGCGATGGTTGGCGATGACGGTGATAAACATAAACGCCACCTGGATGCAGCCGTCCTGCACGGCCACGGGCACGCCGATCTTAAGGATGCTACCGAGCACTTCGGGCTGGGGGCGCAGGTCGCTGCGCTTGAGGTGAATGTGCGTACGGCGGCTCTTGAGCCACACGAGCGCGAGGGCCACGCTCGCCGTCTGCGCGATGACCGTGCCGAGCGCCGCGCCCACGGGACCAAGCCCCATGTGACCGATAAACAGAAAGTCGAGCGCGATGTTGATGATGCACGCCACGCCAATCACGTACATGGGCGAGCGTGAATCGCCCAGGCCGCGAAAGATGGCAGAGAGGATGTTGTACGCGGCGATAAACGGAATGCCGACAAAGCAGATGCGCAGGTAGGCGGCGGTGGCTTCGACCGCTTCGGCCGGCGTGCCAATGAGTGCCACGATCTGCGGGCACAGTGCGAGCAGGACAGCGGCCAGTACCACCGAGACGCCCATAAACAGCGTGATGGTGTTGCCGATGGCGGTCTCGGCGCGGTCGAAGCGGCGTGAGCCCACGGCGTGGCCGACGATGACCGTCGTTCCCATGGCCAGGCCCACGAGCGTCACGGTAATGATATAGAGCGTCTGCGCGCCGTTGCCCACGGCGGTGATGCCGGCGGCGCCGCTAAACTGCCCCATCATGTACAGGTCGGCCATGCCGTAGAGCATCTGCAAAAAGTACGAGAGCATATAGGGCAGGGCAAAGACCGCGATGGTCTTGAGGACATTTCCGCGTGTGAGGTCGTGTTCCATGGTCGGGGCACTTTCTGGCTTGGGTCGTTTACGTACCAGTGTAGTGAAAACCCTACAACGATTGTAGAGTCAAGGTTTGTGTTGGCGGCGGGGCGAAAAAAGTTGCGTGCGTAGGCATGCCTCATTGAATATGGACGGCCGAGCCAGATCGTGTTTGCGCTTGGAAATGCCGTTCACCTGCGTCGTGTCGTACACATGTCGACCCATTCCTCCCGTGCGGTACTATATTCCCCGAAGAATAAAGACCGGCGTGAGGGGAGGGCTGCGTGGACGGGCACGTGCAACATGACGGCTTTGGTCGCGATATCAACTACCTGCGCATTGCCGTTACCGACAAGTGCAATTTCCGCTGCATTTACTGCATGCCGGCCGATGGCGTGGCACCCCGCGCGCACGACGAGCTGCTCAGTGCCGAGGAAATCGCCCGCTTTGTGCGCTTGGTGGCGGGGGAGGGCATTCGCCGCGTGCGCCTGACGGGCGGCGAGCCGCTGGTCAGTCGCCGTATCATCCCGCTCATTCGCGACATCCGCGCGATTCCGCGGATCGAGGATATCTCGCTTACCACCAACGGCGCCCTGCTGCCTAAGCTGGCACCGCAGCTCAAAGATGCCGGGCTTAACCGCGTCAACATTTCGCTCGACACACTTGACCCCGCGCTGTTTGGAAAGATCACGCGCCTGGGTCGACTCGAGCAGACCATGGCTGGCATCGACGCGGCGCTGGCTTGGGGCTTTGAGCCCGTTAAGGTCAACTGCGTTGTTGTGCGCCGGCTCAACCAGGATGTGGCGGCCCTCGCACGACTGACCGTCGACCGCCCCATCCACCTGCGCTTTATCGAATACATGCCCATCGGCGACGAGCGCACGAGCTCGCATTGCGCCGTGGACCCTCACGCACCCACGCTCAACCCCGAGTTGTGGGATGCGAGCGACAGCGTGCCGAGCGACGAGCTGCGGGCGCGCGTCAATGCCGGGGCCGCCGCGATGGGTCTGGGCGAGCTCGAACCGCTTGACATCACCGACGCTCCTGCCGGCGCGGGCCCCGCGCGCTATTGGCGCTTTCCGGGCGCGGCGGGAACGGTCGGCTTCATCAGCGCCATGTCCAACCATTTTTGCGCGAGCTGCAACCGCCTGCGCCTGACGGCCGATGGCAACGTGCGTCCGTGCCTGTTCAGCGATGCCGAGTATTCGGTGCGCGAGGCGTTGCGCCGTGGTGATGATATGCAGGTACTTTCGATTTGGCGCGATGCTGTGGCCCACAAACCGCAGGAACACGCGATAATTGAGGGCACGCAACGATTTATGTCCCAAATCGGAGGATGATCATATGGCCAAGAGCAGGTACGCCGATGCCACCAAGGCCGCTCGCAGGGCCGCGATGTCTGCCCATAAAGCCACGGCTGCTGCCAGCAACACCGCTGGGTCCGCGGCGGTACAGCCGTCCGCCGGCACTGTTGCCGAGCCCGCCCGCGACGCCCGCCGCGACGAGCTGACGCACGTGGATGCCAAGGGCGAGGTGCGCATGGTTGACGTGTCCGACAAGGCCGAGACCCATCGCATTGCCATCGCCGAGGGCACGATTCTTATGCACCCCGAGACGCAGGCCATGGTGCTGCAGGATGGCGCTAAAAAGGGCGACGTGCTCGCTTGCGCACGCGTTGCGGGCATCATGGCCATCAAACGTACGAGTGACATCATCCCCATGTGCCATCCGTTGCTCATTACCAAGAGTAAGTGCGATATCGAGCCTATCGCGCCGGCGGGGACGCCTGCCGAGGACGTGCCCGAGGGCTGGGCGCCGCCGCGCGCGGACGGGCAGGTTGGCTTTCATGTGTTGGTCACGGCGGGCGTGACGGGCAAGACGGGTATTGAGATGGAGGCCCTGACCGGCGCGAGTGCCGCGTGCCTCACGATCTATGACATGTGCAAGGCGGTCGACCGCGGTATGGAGATCGTCGACGTGCGCCTGCTGCACAAGGAGGGCGGCCGCTCGGGCGTGTGGGATCGCGCAGGGCGTCAGGCCGCTGCTGTTGAAGCCGTGGCCGCTGACGGTGCCGCGCCCGCGAGCGCATCCGTCGCCGTCGCGCCCGCAGCTCCGACACCGGCCGTCCCCGCGATCGCGTTTATCGGCTACCAAAACTCGGGCAAGACCACGCTCGTCGAGAAGGTCATTGCCGAGCTCACCCGTCGCGGTCTGCGCGTGGGTTCGCTCAAGCATCATGGGCATCATGGCTTTGATATCGATGTGCCCGCTAAGGACACCTGGCGCCATCACCAGGCCGGATCCAAGCACGTGGGCCTCATCTGCGCCACGCGTTGGGCGGAGTACGCCGACACGCGCGAGGAGAACGAGATGACCGCGCGCGAGCTGCTGTCGCGCTACAACGATGTCGACGTGGTGATCATCGAGGGCTACAAGACCGAGGGCTTCGACAACATCGTCGTCGCGCGATCTGGTGTCGACCGTCTACGCGGCAAGAGCTCGCTCGACCTGGTCGACGGTCACACGCTGGCCCTTGCCTGCAACGAGGCCCTGGCACGCCAGGCCTTCGACGCCGGCTTTGCGACCCGAGCCATCAACATCAACGACGCTCGAGCCATCTGCGACCTTATCCAAGATCACCTTTAAGGCTTGACGCTGCGCTGTCATAACGTGCCAAAAAGGGACAGGTTTATTTTGGCAGGTTTTATCTGGGCAAACGTCATTCCACCACAAAGGGGACAGGCACCTTTGTGGTGGTTTTTGCTTTGGTAGATTATCGGGACATGCCTTACAATCTACCAAGTAGTTCATGACGGGCGAAAAACGGAGAAAAGGGGCTCGATGCGTCCTTAATGTTTCATGCGGATAGATTGATTTGACAGACGGTGGCGAATGCCCACCGCCCGTATTCGTATGAAACAAGGAGTCTCCATGCTCGCATCTCTTTTCTCAAAGCCTCAATCGTCGCTGTCCGTGCAGGCCAAGCGCCTGGTGGCAATGCGCTTCCTCATCTACACCGGTTTTCAGACCAGCTAGTTTATCGGCGTCATCGGAACGCTCACCTATGCAGACGATGCCTCAGTCGTGGCGACATCGCTGGCCGTCCTGTTTATGAATGTATTTGTGATCCTGGGGTCCTTTGCGGGCGGCGCGGCGCTCGACGCCTGGGGTCCGCGCCGCCATTTCTTGCTGAGCATCATCGGCGCTCTCGCAACTGGCGCGGCAATCATCGCCTTTGGTAGCGCGACCGGCGTCGTCCTGCTCGGCGCGGTGTTTCTGGGCTTTACGATGGGATTCGCCCAGCCCATCGCCACGTCCTATCCGGCCTACCTCACCGACGATCCTGTCGAGCTCAAAGACATCAACTCCGCCATCGCCATGTTTTCAAACGTGAGTATCATCGTTGGCCCCACGCTGGGCGGCTTTGTCGCGGCGGCTGCGTCGTCGCGCGCGGTGTTCGTGCTTATGATGCTCTTTACCGTGCTGGCGTTCGTCGTCGGTTGGGGCTTTAGGCCGCAGACCAGCCATATCGCCGGGCATGCGGATACCGATTCGACAGAGGAAGGGGAGCGTGCGGGACGAAGCTCCAACCCTAGCACGTCCGCCCGCGCCACCTTCGCAGCCAGCATCAAGACGGTCTTCACCAACAGCGTCCTCGCGCTACTTTTCTGCATCATTTTTCTTTCGAACTTTGGCTACGGTGCCTTCGATCCGCTCGAGTCGTTTTTCTATCGCGATGTTCTGCACGTTGGCGTTGAGTGGATGGGCTGGCTCTCGTCTGCCTGCGGTGTCGGCGCGGTGCTGGGTGCCGTGCTCGCGCTCCGCTTGCCGCCGCACCTGGTCAACCTTAAAACGCTGCTCGTGGCGCTTATGTCCGTGGGCCTGGGAAGTCTGCTCTATGTGTGGACACCGTACGTGGGCGTGGCCCTTGTCGGCCAGATCGCCCTGGGTATAGCTTGGGGTGTCGTCAACCCGCTCCACAACACCATTGTGCAGACGACGGCTCCGCTCGAGCAGCTTGGTCGCGTCAATTCGGTCATGGGCTTTGGCAATATGTTCGCTGGTGTGGCCCCTCTGGCGATTGCCCCGTGGCTGGCGGCAACATTTGGCGTACAACGGACACTCGTGGGGGCAGGCATGGTCGTGACGGCGGTTCCCGCGGCACTGCTGCTGTTTGGACGCAATCACTTGGAACGTGCCGTAAAGCAGTAAGAAACCATCACAACATTCGGTAAAAATCGCGATTCTGCCGAAAAACGTCGAATGTTGTGATGGTTTGGCCCGTAGACGCCGCGATCACCACAAAGGGGCCAGG
Proteins encoded:
- a CDS encoding MATE family efflux transporter yields the protein MEHDLTRGNVLKTIAVFALPYMLSYFLQMLYGMADLYMMGQFSGAAGITAVGNGAQTLYIITVTLVGLAMGTTVIVGHAVGSRRFDRAETAIGNTITLFMGVSVVLAAVLLALCPQIVALIGTPAEAVEATAAYLRICFVGIPFIAAYNILSAIFRGLGDSRSPMYVIGVACIINIALDFLFIGHMGLGPVGAALGTVIAQTASVALALVWLKSRRTHIHLKRSDLRPQPEVLGSILKIGVPVAVQDGCIQVAFMFITVIANHRGLVDAAAVGLVEKMISFLFIVPSSMGATVSALTAQNAGAGKGDRARQVLRDAMTISVVYGCLITVLMWLVAPAFIGFFAKDPAVVAAGTGYMHSYIFDAIFAGIHICFSGFFAAYGKSYIGFAHNVLAVVLIRVPGAWLLSNAYSDTLFPMGIASPCGSILSAVICVIAFTVLNRRGAFDKLLA
- the mobB gene encoding molybdopterin-guanine dinucleotide biosynthesis protein B; this translates as MAADGAAPASASVAVAPAAPTPAVPAIAFIGYQNSGKTTLVEKVIAELTRRGLRVGSLKHHGHHGFDIDVPAKDTWRHHQAGSKHVGLICATRWAEYADTREENEMTARELLSRYNDVDVVIIEGYKTEGFDNIVVARSGVDRLRGKSSLDLVDGHTLALACNEALARQAFDAGFATRAININDARAICDLIQDHL
- a CDS encoding MFS transporter, with product MGTLTYADDASVVATSLAVLFMNVFVILGSFAGGAALDAWGPRRHFLLSIIGALATGAAIIAFGSATGVVLLGAVFLGFTMGFAQPIATSYPAYLTDDPVELKDINSAIAMFSNVSIIVGPTLGGFVAAAASSRAVFVLMMLFTVLAFVVGWGFRPQTSHIAGHADTDSTEEGERAGRSSNPSTSARATFAASIKTVFTNSVLALLFCIIFLSNFGYGAFDPLESFFYRDVLHVGVEWMGWLSSACGVGAVLGAVLALRLPPHLVNLKTLLVALMSVGLGSLLYVWTPYVGVALVGQIALGIAWGVVNPLHNTIVQTTAPLEQLGRVNSVMGFGNMFAGVAPLAIAPWLAATFGVQRTLVGAGMVVTAVPAALLLFGRNHLERAVKQ
- a CDS encoding MerR family transcriptional regulator, whose amino-acid sequence is MPSEHTEGLLRIGEVARLLNLSVGTLRHYEQMGLLEPAYVDPASGYRYYGSRQLSTLNTIGNLRVLDLPLTQIREFATTRDMDLMQRQLTKQQELIEHRRRELERMSRKIDQRLALLRGALNADLDTISEIEEPELRCATLHERVNPTDAYSLGWHIRQLQQGQHETFAYLGNLGVGISAERLAAGDFDGYDEVFLLLDDTDDYLGDVETRPAARCLTLSFRGTHGQAVPRYEQLLGYMHEHNLTPAGPSREIALIDDIISDDPTTYVTQITVPVAPSK
- the moaA gene encoding GTP 3',8-cyclase MoaA, translating into MDGHVQHDGFGRDINYLRIAVTDKCNFRCIYCMPADGVAPRAHDELLSAEEIARFVRLVAGEGIRRVRLTGGEPLVSRRIIPLIRDIRAIPRIEDISLTTNGALLPKLAPQLKDAGLNRVNISLDTLDPALFGKITRLGRLEQTMAGIDAALAWGFEPVKVNCVVVRRLNQDVAALARLTVDRPIHLRFIEYMPIGDERTSSHCAVDPHAPTLNPELWDASDSVPSDELRARVNAGAAAMGLGELEPLDITDAPAGAGPARYWRFPGAAGTVGFISAMSNHFCASCNRLRLTADGNVRPCLFSDAEYSVREALRRGDDMQVLSIWRDAVAHKPQEHAIIEGTQRFMSQIGG